A region from the Bosea sp. RAC05 genome encodes:
- a CDS encoding aminoacyl-tRNA hydrolase, with translation MSQPQPEPELKMWLAVRTDLPLSRGKLAVQAMHAAGWLHLVVARDNPQLLERYLADAMPKISVRVDTAAALDRVEAEAKQAGIPCFVVTDAGRSEVEPGTRTVCLFGPAYRDDLPAFLKRLQTLKDKE, from the coding sequence ATGAGCCAGCCCCAGCCCGAACCCGAACTCAAGATGTGGCTTGCCGTCCGGACGGACCTGCCCTTGTCTCGTGGGAAGCTCGCGGTGCAAGCGATGCACGCTGCCGGATGGCTGCACCTGGTCGTTGCGCGCGACAACCCGCAGCTCCTGGAACGCTACCTCGCTGACGCGATGCCGAAGATCAGTGTTCGTGTCGATACCGCGGCCGCGCTTGATCGCGTCGAAGCTGAAGCGAAGCAGGCAGGCATTCCCTGTTTCGTCGTCACCGATGCCGGCCGGTCCGAGGTCGAGCCCGGGACACGCACGGTCTGTCTGTTTGGGCCCGCCTATCGCGACGACTTACCCGCCTTCCTGAAGCGCCTGCAGACCCTGAAGGACAAGGAATGA
- a CDS encoding RDD family protein, translating into MSQTNELPQPPAHPLDQNWYVYSDGAPKGPLSGHEVRNLIQAGELSATAGVAKVGDDAWQEIRQHVFFGQFSPIKAPNAPPPASPHHPVTTRVAPVTEDQQAYAGFWIRVCAYLIDSVLVTAACYLAGLILGIVLAVTDISGSGVPVLVVVVGLAISIGYWVAFTSGSWQATPGKRLLGLKVIRADGRQVTAGLALGRSLAYVLSALTLYIGFIMVGLTAQKRGLHDMICGTRVVYGKN; encoded by the coding sequence TTGTCACAGACCAACGAACTTCCTCAGCCCCCGGCCCATCCTCTCGATCAGAACTGGTACGTCTACTCGGACGGCGCGCCGAAGGGCCCGTTGTCGGGGCATGAGGTCCGCAATCTGATCCAGGCTGGCGAACTGTCTGCGACCGCAGGTGTCGCCAAAGTCGGCGACGACGCGTGGCAGGAGATCAGGCAGCATGTCTTCTTCGGCCAGTTCTCCCCCATCAAGGCGCCGAACGCGCCGCCGCCGGCCTCCCCCCACCATCCCGTCACGACCAGGGTCGCGCCCGTCACCGAGGATCAGCAGGCCTACGCCGGTTTCTGGATTCGGGTGTGCGCCTATCTGATCGATTCGGTGCTCGTGACCGCCGCCTGCTATCTGGCCGGTCTGATCCTCGGGATCGTCCTCGCGGTCACCGACATCAGCGGGAGCGGTGTTCCGGTCCTCGTCGTGGTCGTGGGGCTGGCGATCTCGATCGGCTACTGGGTCGCCTTCACATCGGGCAGCTGGCAGGCTACGCCGGGGAAACGCCTGCTGGGGCTCAAGGTCATCCGAGCGGATGGTCGTCAGGTGACTGCTGGGCTGGCGCTGGGGCGTTCGCTGGCCTACGTCCTTTCGGCGCTGACGCTCTATATCGGCTTCATCATGGTGGGACTGACCGCTCAGAAGCGCGGCCTCCACGACATGATCTGCGGCACGCGGGTCGTCTACGGCAAGAACTGA
- a CDS encoding thymidine kinase — translation MAALTFFHSTMNAGKSTHLLQAAHGYSEGGGNALLFTSAIDNRAGVGRIASRIGIAADAYPLHAGEDLFDIVARSIALAPVSAVLIDEVQFLSPAQIQQAAKIVDHFQIPVLAFGIKNNSLGQLFGPAVCELLAIADVIKEIERVCHCGRKATMILRYDPSGQAVKAGAVVEIGGEDRYISVCRPHWMEGDIGPTRRAALVPDAVAA, via the coding sequence ATGGCTGCGCTGACGTTTTTCCATTCGACGATGAACGCGGGAAAATCGACTCATCTGCTGCAGGCCGCACACGGCTACAGCGAAGGAGGCGGCAACGCCCTTCTCTTCACCAGCGCCATCGACAACCGCGCCGGCGTCGGGCGCATCGCTTCTCGCATCGGCATCGCTGCCGATGCCTACCCTTTGCATGCGGGCGAGGATCTCTTCGACATCGTCGCCAGGTCGATTGCGCTGGCACCTGTGTCTGCAGTCCTGATCGACGAGGTGCAGTTCCTCAGCCCCGCACAGATCCAGCAGGCTGCCAAGATCGTCGACCACTTCCAGATCCCGGTGCTCGCCTTCGGCATCAAGAACAACTCGCTGGGCCAGCTTTTCGGGCCGGCGGTTTGCGAGCTGCTGGCGATTGCCGACGTGATCAAGGAGATCGAGCGAGTCTGCCACTGCGGCCGCAAGGCAACAATGATCCTGCGTTACGACCCGTCGGGCCAGGCCGTAAAAGCGGGCGCCGTCGTCGAGATCGGCGGTGAGGACCGCTACATCTCCGTATGCCGGCCTCACTGGATGGAGGGCGATATCGGACCTACCCGGCGCGCGGCCCTGGTGCCGGACGCCGTTGCCGCCTGA
- a CDS encoding PcfJ domain-containing protein, producing MLELRHSKRYPNRALLVFDQQTIAGRHNMAGIAIVVIGADYVEFALVAAPPAYRSIIETRGWIDSSKPQTASALLKLARASIMSLKQPTSALREAGIVRSEGAGAAEPLGFDPEDETDIAKARAAYLAEFDALGLAKFRAQLDQRALATLAHVASPEGCHYGTLAGRQDAARASRFIAFCDRFPMLSEAMLRDSYFSGLITERGNAIDALNRRYSFKPSIQTANWTAGHLRTLGRAHWPIIGLGDASAMLRMCSAVPHNWIPTTLDEARAAIPFADVMGSLTTGKGFGAPHDWRIHASPLRHPAPDRLLARIGGRWREGYDRLSGIIGQDLNRFASLASWIADAGIDFRRRVHIPALFRTVAPNYQLDIPVSASDCLGLVNSSTGAQALRLFCGNLDLFQLAQLSADWHRRVQGRNLGFDTGIEAQWQGLTSDYLTKSGSIIVVPLTTISELKDEGRNGVDGTGMPGLFHCVGTYAPQCSSGFSSIVSIRRLDEEGRQIERLGTAEIKRKGEILAVQQHRGFDNADPEPASHQALTEYLDAIKLGQIAVNIDALKDVGTTKHAVPVGDSFMNICLQTCGYDWRDTERFNKEFEFWRPLLPRPLRHFSPEDFGRYCAQDCGITDFLKAKAA from the coding sequence GTGCTCGAACTGCGCCATTCCAAACGCTATCCCAATCGAGCGCTTCTGGTGTTCGATCAGCAGACGATTGCCGGCCGGCACAACATGGCAGGGATCGCCATCGTCGTGATCGGGGCCGACTATGTGGAGTTTGCTCTCGTTGCTGCTCCTCCAGCCTATCGCTCGATCATCGAAACGCGTGGCTGGATCGATAGCAGCAAACCTCAGACGGCATCGGCGCTGCTCAAACTGGCGCGCGCCAGCATCATGTCACTCAAGCAGCCGACCAGCGCACTTCGGGAGGCCGGGATCGTGCGGAGTGAAGGGGCCGGCGCCGCCGAACCACTCGGCTTCGATCCCGAGGACGAGACCGATATCGCCAAAGCTCGGGCAGCCTATCTCGCTGAATTCGATGCCCTGGGCTTGGCGAAATTCCGCGCGCAACTCGATCAGAGAGCCCTGGCAACGTTGGCGCACGTCGCTTCACCCGAGGGCTGTCACTACGGGACGCTCGCGGGCCGTCAAGATGCGGCGCGCGCGAGCAGGTTCATTGCCTTCTGCGACCGCTTCCCCATGCTCAGTGAGGCGATGCTGCGGGATTCCTACTTCAGCGGCCTCATCACGGAACGTGGCAACGCCATCGACGCGCTGAATCGGCGATACTCGTTCAAGCCCAGCATCCAGACTGCCAACTGGACTGCCGGACACCTGCGCACGCTGGGGCGCGCGCACTGGCCCATCATAGGACTGGGCGATGCCAGCGCCATGCTGCGCATGTGCTCCGCTGTGCCCCACAACTGGATTCCGACCACACTCGATGAGGCCAGAGCTGCAATCCCGTTCGCAGATGTGATGGGCAGCCTGACAACGGGCAAGGGCTTCGGGGCTCCCCACGATTGGCGGATCCATGCAAGCCCGCTGCGACATCCAGCCCCCGACCGCCTCTTGGCGCGCATCGGCGGGCGCTGGAGAGAGGGCTATGATCGCCTATCTGGGATCATCGGGCAGGACTTGAACCGCTTCGCCAGTCTCGCCTCCTGGATTGCAGATGCCGGCATCGATTTCCGCAGGAGGGTCCATATTCCAGCACTATTCCGGACCGTCGCCCCCAATTATCAACTCGACATTCCGGTATCCGCGTCCGATTGCCTGGGCTTAGTCAATTCTTCCACCGGTGCGCAGGCGCTCAGACTCTTTTGTGGAAACCTCGACCTGTTCCAGCTTGCCCAACTGTCAGCCGATTGGCATCGCAGGGTGCAAGGGCGCAACCTCGGCTTCGATACCGGCATCGAGGCCCAGTGGCAGGGCCTGACATCAGATTACCTCACCAAATCGGGCTCGATCATCGTCGTCCCCCTGACCACGATCTCCGAGCTCAAGGATGAAGGTCGCAACGGGGTCGATGGGACCGGTATGCCGGGACTGTTCCACTGCGTTGGCACTTATGCGCCACAGTGCAGCTCGGGCTTCAGCAGCATCGTCTCGATCCGCCGCCTGGACGAGGAGGGCAGGCAGATTGAGCGACTTGGAACGGCCGAGATCAAGCGCAAGGGCGAGATACTCGCCGTACAGCAACATCGCGGATTCGATAATGCCGATCCCGAACCAGCGTCTCACCAAGCGCTGACGGAATACCTCGACGCGATCAAGCTGGGGCAGATCGCCGTGAACATCGATGCCTTGAAGGATGTCGGTACCACGAAGCATGCAGTGCCGGTGGGCGACAGCTTCATGAATATCTGCCTGCAAACGTGCGGCTATGACTGGCGAGACACCGAGCGTTTCAACAAGGAATTCGAGTTCTGGAGGCCGCTACTGCCTCGCCCATTGCGGCATTTCTCGCCCGAGGATTTCGGCCGGTATTGCGCTCAGGACTGCGGCATTACCGATTTCCTGAAGGCCAAAGCAGCTTGA
- a CDS encoding type II toxin-antitoxin system HipA family toxin, which yields MVDIFYERTKVGRVDTGSGQAQLIYDPAWISRSGSFPISLRMPLRPEPYEHGLVITWLANLLPESHLQEIGQAIGVSPQDVLGLLKSLGRDTAGALAIDKPREQGDEFRVVETEAELERIITELPRKPFLVGEEGVSMSLAGVQEKLAVAVVDGRIAIPVKGTASTHILKPDSLNLKGSVANEAFCLSLAKAVGIETSKVTTGVAGKRSYLLVERYDRLATKSGIRRIHQEDLCQTLGFLPKDKYEYTGFGRTGPGIVALFNAVESRVSPGERLKLLDYLILNVLVGNTDAHAKNYSLLIGAGGSAKLAPLYDVLCAEIYKHVTRNLPQRIAGRTTGADLTGTDWIRLARDVGLNPQRTLDRVDELASLVSLRADEVRDEVAAMPTGGSNLLDQVCFETKKRTKRIQRQLETRDFSTAPSARDWSRKRKVDA from the coding sequence ATGGTCGATATCTTCTATGAACGCACGAAGGTCGGTCGGGTCGACACGGGCTCGGGCCAGGCTCAGCTCATCTATGACCCTGCCTGGATCTCCAGGTCCGGATCATTTCCGATTTCGCTGCGCATGCCCCTGCGCCCCGAGCCGTATGAGCATGGGCTCGTCATCACCTGGCTCGCCAACCTGCTGCCGGAATCGCATCTCCAGGAGATCGGCCAGGCGATCGGTGTCTCGCCCCAGGACGTTCTCGGCCTGCTGAAGTCGCTCGGCCGCGATACCGCCGGCGCGCTGGCTATCGACAAGCCGCGCGAGCAGGGAGACGAGTTTCGCGTCGTCGAAACCGAGGCAGAGCTGGAGCGCATCATCACCGAGCTGCCGCGGAAGCCTTTCCTGGTCGGAGAGGAGGGGGTCTCGATGTCGCTCGCTGGCGTCCAGGAGAAGCTCGCTGTCGCCGTTGTCGACGGGCGGATCGCCATCCCGGTCAAGGGAACGGCCTCGACGCATATCCTCAAACCGGACTCGCTCAATCTCAAGGGCAGCGTCGCCAACGAAGCTTTCTGCCTGAGCCTGGCCAAGGCTGTGGGCATCGAGACGTCGAAAGTCACCACCGGCGTCGCGGGGAAGCGCTCGTACCTACTGGTCGAGCGCTACGATCGCCTCGCCACGAAGTCCGGCATCCGCAGGATCCATCAGGAGGACCTGTGTCAGACGCTGGGCTTCCTGCCCAAGGACAAGTACGAGTACACAGGGTTCGGCAGAACGGGGCCGGGCATCGTGGCTCTGTTCAACGCTGTCGAGAGCCGGGTCTCGCCGGGCGAAAGGCTGAAGCTCCTCGACTACCTGATCCTCAATGTCCTGGTCGGCAACACGGATGCCCACGCCAAGAACTATTCTCTGCTGATCGGTGCGGGTGGTTCGGCCAAGCTCGCGCCGCTCTATGACGTCCTTTGCGCCGAGATCTACAAGCACGTGACGCGCAATCTGCCGCAGCGCATCGCCGGCAGAACCACAGGCGCTGACCTGACCGGCACCGACTGGATCCGGCTGGCGCGCGATGTGGGGCTCAATCCCCAGCGGACACTCGATCGCGTCGACGAGCTTGCCAGCCTGGTCTCACTGCGCGCCGACGAGGTGCGCGACGAGGTCGCTGCCATGCCGACCGGCGGAAGCAATCTCCTGGATCAGGTCTGCTTCGAGACCAAGAAGCGCACCAAGCGCATCCAGCGGCAGCTTGAGACCAGGGACTTCTCAACGGCGCCGAGCGCTCGCGACTGGTCGCGCAAGCGCAAGGTCGATGCCTGA
- a CDS encoding helix-turn-helix domain-containing protein → MTDAIRNAEQFGNLIRDRRRAAGINQDELAARCGVARRFIIDLEAGKPTCQIGKALTAAVELGIRFGDIATPDHSANVLPDETIDEDDDLSHVPKF, encoded by the coding sequence ATGACTGATGCCATTCGCAACGCTGAGCAATTCGGCAATCTCATCCGGGATCGGCGCCGGGCCGCCGGCATCAACCAGGACGAGCTCGCGGCGCGATGCGGTGTCGCTCGGCGCTTTATCATCGACCTCGAGGCTGGCAAGCCGACCTGCCAGATCGGGAAGGCACTGACGGCTGCGGTCGAGCTCGGTATCCGCTTCGGCGACATCGCGACACCCGATCATAGCGCGAATGTGCTGCCAGACGAGACCATCGATGAGGACGATGATCTCTCTCATGTCCCGAAATTCTGA
- the ruvA gene encoding Holliday junction branch migration protein RuvA, translated as MIGRLKGLVESVSFDHLIVDVGGVGYLVNASISTLSRLPAIGEVVALTIETHVREDAIRLFGFLDEADRDWFRLLQSVQGVGTKVALGIQSILTRGEIATAIGTQDKAMVARAPGVGPKLAARICAELKDKAPALGGADLAFAASGGASLPAGSRTATDAVSALVNLGYGQAQASAAVGKAMAGVEPEESTSVIIRKSLKLLATA; from the coding sequence ATGATAGGTCGGCTGAAAGGACTTGTTGAGAGCGTTTCGTTCGATCACCTGATCGTCGACGTCGGCGGTGTCGGGTATCTCGTCAATGCCTCGATCAGCACGCTGTCTCGCCTGCCCGCAATCGGTGAAGTCGTCGCGCTCACGATCGAGACCCATGTCCGCGAAGACGCCATCCGGCTGTTCGGGTTTCTCGACGAGGCTGACCGCGACTGGTTCAGGCTGCTGCAGAGCGTGCAGGGGGTCGGAACCAAGGTGGCGTTGGGCATCCAGTCCATTCTGACGCGCGGGGAGATCGCGACGGCAATTGGCACTCAGGACAAGGCGATGGTGGCGCGTGCGCCCGGCGTTGGTCCTAAGCTTGCAGCCCGCATCTGCGCCGAGCTCAAGGACAAAGCGCCAGCGCTCGGCGGTGCGGATCTGGCATTTGCCGCAAGTGGCGGCGCGAGCCTGCCGGCCGGCTCCAGGACTGCGACCGATGCAGTATCGGCGCTGGTCAATCTCGGCTACGGCCAAGCTCAGGCCAGTGCGGCCGTCGGAAAAGCGATGGCCGGTGTCGAGCCCGAGGAATCGACCTCGGTGATCATCAGGAAATCCCTCAAGCTGCTTGCGACGGCGTAA
- the dinB gene encoding DNA polymerase IV, which produces MDAFFASVEQRDNPDLRGKPVAVGGLDRRGVVAAASYEARQFGVRSAMPSFKARGLCPELIFVPVRHDVYREISGQIREVFAEYTHLIEPLSLDEAYLDVTDNIPGIPYAWQVAKEIRAKVFERTQLTCSAGVSFNKFLAKMGSSQRKPNGQFAITPDEGEAFVAALPIGKFHGIGPVTAARMIELGIHTGADLREKSLPFLQQMFGKSGSHFFDIARAIDNRQVTPDRIRKSVGAENTFGTDIFEIDDLIEQAEPLIDKVWRHCERHDTRGRTVTLKVTFADFQQITRSRSMNSMIESPAVVRQLTHELLRSLFPLRLGIRLIGVTLSSLSTEDEPAGNQLALAL; this is translated from the coding sequence ATGGACGCGTTCTTTGCGTCGGTCGAGCAACGCGACAATCCCGACCTGCGGGGCAAGCCCGTCGCTGTTGGCGGGCTTGATCGCCGTGGTGTCGTGGCTGCCGCGAGCTATGAGGCGCGCCAGTTCGGTGTCAGATCGGCCATGCCCTCGTTCAAGGCTCGCGGCCTCTGCCCCGAGCTGATCTTCGTTCCCGTGCGGCATGACGTCTACCGCGAGATCTCAGGCCAGATCCGGGAGGTTTTCGCCGAATACACGCACCTGATCGAGCCCTTGAGCCTGGATGAGGCCTATCTGGACGTCACAGACAACATTCCAGGCATTCCCTATGCCTGGCAGGTGGCCAAGGAGATCCGCGCCAAGGTGTTCGAGCGGACGCAGCTGACCTGCTCGGCCGGCGTCTCCTTCAACAAATTCCTGGCGAAAATGGGCTCCAGCCAGCGCAAGCCCAATGGACAGTTTGCCATCACCCCAGACGAGGGAGAGGCCTTCGTCGCTGCCCTGCCGATCGGCAAGTTCCACGGCATCGGCCCGGTAACCGCAGCCAGGATGATCGAGCTCGGGATCCACACTGGTGCGGATCTTCGTGAGAAGTCCCTGCCTTTCCTGCAGCAGATGTTCGGTAAGTCGGGCTCGCACTTCTTCGACATCGCGCGAGCCATCGACAACCGGCAGGTGACACCCGATCGCATCCGCAAGTCCGTCGGCGCCGAGAACACCTTTGGCACGGACATCTTCGAGATCGACGACCTGATCGAGCAGGCCGAGCCATTGATCGACAAGGTCTGGCGACACTGCGAACGACACGACACGCGCGGCCGCACCGTGACCCTCAAGGTCACCTTCGCCGATTTCCAGCAGATCACGCGCAGCCGGAGCATGAACTCAATGATCGAGAGCCCGGCGGTGGTCAGGCAGCTGACGCACGAGCTGCTGCGATCGCTGTTCCCATTGCGCCTGGGCATCCGCCTTATCGGCGTGACACTTTCGTCGCTGTCGACGGAAGACGAGCCTGCGGGTAACCAGCTGGCGCTCGCGCTATAG
- a CDS encoding DUF7007 domain-containing protein, producing the protein MKPDQFTVVEESKDEASGRHLRIVELNNRRDPAYAIHELGGRFHRADEWHAVHPFLSDLGDARETTRLMHLHTVELRALDRKEMFGSEIGKSTPWGKADSGTIYGPGVVSYGTSRHGGFKLDAKANALVHPALRNKGGWYEEDCEWAKVAWTFQAFFTTMEVNRARKTLVEWLPHEFMAATGEVLGLADSRKLREEAFAAATVDKWVVISAIGRDDGDVTCIATLGGQRERHDGPAVEERTFIVPKEEYGLREFNFVIDEARHKEVVAPSPSP; encoded by the coding sequence ATGAAGCCCGACCAGTTCACTGTCGTCGAGGAATCGAAGGATGAGGCGAGCGGCCGGCATCTGCGGATCGTCGAGCTCAACAATCGCCGGGATCCGGCCTACGCCATCCATGAGCTCGGCGGTCGTTTTCATCGCGCAGATGAGTGGCATGCCGTCCATCCGTTCCTGTCCGATCTGGGAGATGCGCGCGAGACGACTCGGCTGATGCATCTCCATACGGTCGAGCTACGGGCGCTCGACCGCAAAGAGATGTTCGGAAGCGAGATCGGCAAGTCGACGCCGTGGGGCAAGGCCGACAGCGGCACCATTTACGGTCCTGGCGTCGTCTCATACGGCACCTCCCGTCATGGCGGCTTCAAGCTCGATGCCAAGGCCAATGCGCTCGTCCACCCTGCCCTGCGCAACAAGGGCGGCTGGTACGAAGAGGATTGCGAGTGGGCGAAGGTCGCCTGGACGTTCCAAGCCTTCTTCACGACCATGGAAGTGAATCGCGCCCGAAAGACCCTTGTCGAATGGCTGCCGCACGAGTTCATGGCGGCGACCGGCGAGGTGCTCGGGCTGGCTGACAGCCGCAAGCTCCGGGAGGAAGCCTTCGCAGCGGCGACGGTCGACAAGTGGGTGGTGATCTCGGCGATCGGACGCGACGACGGTGACGTGACCTGCATCGCCACTCTGGGCGGGCAGCGCGAGCGGCACGATGGACCCGCGGTCGAGGAGCGCACGTTCATCGTGCCGAAGGAGGAATATGGCCTGCGCGAATTCAATTTCGTCATCGACGAAGCGCGCCACAAGGAAGTCGTGGCGCCGTCACCCTCGCCGTGA